The Roseofilum reptotaenium CS-1145 genome includes the window CAGGGATTATCCTAGGTAATATCTTTAAATTAGCCGTCACTCAACCCTGGTTTGGAGCGCAAAACGTCGATGTCACTGCTCCCTCTTGGTTACGTGGGGGGATTCCTATCCTCAACTTCCAACTCCCCTACGCTCGCTTATTTATCATCGCCTTAACTGCAATCTGTGTGGTCGGAATTTATGTATTTTTACAGCGATCGCCCTGGGGATTACGCATTCGAGCCGTTACCCAAAACCGCACGATGAGCGCCTGCTTAGGCATTCCCACCCATCAAGTTGATGCGCTCACATTTGCCCTCGGTTCTGGGTTAGCAGGGGTGGCTGGATGTGCCATTAGCTTACTCGGTTCTGTCGGCCCCAATACAGGACAAAATTATATTGTTGATGCTTTTATGGTGGTTGTCGTCGGAGGTGTGGGTAAATTGGTGGGTAGCTTAGTGGCAGCCTTATCCATTGGTACCTTAAACTATCTCATCGGTTCCGGCACCCTCGCCTTAATTGCCACTCCTATTCAACCCATTGCGGATTTCTTTACCTTTTTTGCCACGACTAGCATGGCAAAGGTGATGGTATTTGCGTTCATTATTGCTTTCCTGCAAGTCCGTCCGGCAGGGATTTTCCCGCAAAAGGGGCGCACAGTCGATGCTTAATCATGAATCCTTAGTTCCAAACTTAAAGAGAAATGATATTAGGGCATGATCATTTGAGTATTTCTTTACTTTTCCTCTCCTATGACTACTTGGGGTTGTTCTGTTGTCTGTTCTTTATTTCCTTCCTGATCTACATCGATGGAGCTTGCTGTTTAACGATCTCTGACCCAGCGCGATCTCCTCCTTGGCCTGATCGCCTCCTCTCTTAAGATACAAGGGGCGGGTTTTAACCAGCTCTGGGAAACCTACCATCAATCCTGTAAACCCGTCCCATCCCCAGCACATCAAACATTAATTTAACTAAACGTATTGGTTTGCTGGTTACCATGTCCAACTTGCGCCCCTTTCACCTCCGCTTCAAATGTCGTCTGAAAGCTCCCAGGGATTGACTCTTTCGACTCCATCTCATCGAGCAGTTTCTGAGCAGCCGCTAGAATTTCCTTATCCTTATCTGCTCCTGCTTCGAGTAACTTTTTCTTCAAAGGAGCTTCGTAAGTTCCCGTATCGCTCTCATGTTCTTCCAACACCATTTCCGCTTTCGGTTCTCCACCAAACTTGCGCTTAATCAATGCCTTCAGCCCTTGATACGCATCCGGTGCAGCATCACCCGCTACTAACGCTGCCATAATCAAACCAAGAGGCTCTATATTTCCTCTCCCATCAGATCAATTATCTACAATTCCCGGCTTCCTTCATTATGCTCGTTCTGCCACCATAATTAATCTCGATTTTCCATCACGCCTACCAGGGATTGTAAATCAAAGTCACGATCGCGCCCACTCAGACAAATCCCCGAACTCATCACCGTTAAATCCCCTTTACTAATGGCAGAAACATGGTGTTCTCCATCCGCCGTTGTCCATTCTACGTGCCAATAATCCCCTCGATCGGCAAATTCTTGCAGCGCTCCTCCCCCTTGTTTCAGCGCTTGATTTAAGCGACGGCGATCGCGTTTTTCCGTACCAAATTCTTCCTGTTGTCCAGCTACCAATTCATAAGTAATTTTGGCTTCTGGAGTCATGCCCGAAAACTGGAGCGTTTCCGGGTCAGTTAACTGTTTTAAGTGCTGCTTGAGCGTGTCCGTAATTTGCGGGTCTGCGCGGCGATCCACACTTTCAAACAACCAGGTAGACCCATCTCCACGGGCGATAATCGTTTCAAATGCCCCGCCCTCAGTAACCAAATGAACCGGAGTCGGTTGAGTAATGCCATAGCGTTTTCTTGCTTCATCCCCATTTACCGGATAAGCTAACCAAGTTTGTCCTTTCAGGCGATAACTGAGCCAAAATCTTAGGGGTTTGAGCAAATTTAAATACTCGCTAATTTGCGGCAAAGTTGGCTCATCCACCCATTGAGCTGTTCGCGTATCGAGAGGTTTGAAAATGCCCCAGCCTTCAAAGTCCGCCGGTTGCGGTTGAAAACAATACGCGATAGAGGCGATCGCCGTTTTCACCCTTCCTCCCGCTACACAAGGTGCGAGAAATTCCTGCTCTTGTAATTCTTGTTCCTGGTTTGCCAGTTGATTTAAAAGGTTGTTGATATCCATAAGCACCACGCGCTGGTAATCGGTAATGGGTCACCTTTTTCCCTGAAAGTTTTCCTATATACCGTTGTAACCCATGGGTCGAGATCTCGCTCGAATCTGAGGTAAGGATGATCTCAAGAATCACTCAGAAAGAATTAATCTGCGATCGCTCCATCTCGAATAGGCTAGAAAGTATCCATTAACCTCACTGAAAATCTATGGACACCAAAGATATACTCGCTATAATACATCCTACCCTAGCTGTAGCCCTTGTTTATCCCCTCATTGGTATTGTGGTTCACTTCGCCTGGCAAACTCGCCAACGACGATTACAAATAGCAGCAGGGGATAAAAGTAAAATTCCGACTATCGTTGGCCCAGATCATGTCAGAATTGGCCAATGGCTCACGGGTTCTGTAGTTGGCATCAGCTTAGTTGCCCTGGCTTATGTCTTGTTTATTGATAAACCCCGCTCTAGTACCGCTGAAGCTATTTTAGTCGCCCTGTTATTTGCTGCTACTATTACTTCCCTAGTTTACCTCTTCCGCGTTAGTAAACGTGGCTCTAAATTATGGCGAGGTGTATTTGCAACCGGTGCAGGTATGGGTCTAGTCGTTCTAGGTTGTCAAGATGGTGTGTTTCGACGGGGCTATGAATGGTATATTTCTCACTATTATTATGGTATTACTGCGGCCCTATTAATGATTTTCTCTTTAGCGATCGTACAAGATATTTACCGCGATCGCTCCCATAAATGGCGCATGGCCCACATTATCCTGAACTGTGTCGCCGTCTTATTGTTTTTTGGTCAAGGATTCACCGGTTCCCGTGACTTGCTAGAACTTCCCCTCGATTGGCAAAAACCCTATGTCTATCAGTGTAAGTGGAGTGCAAAAACCTGTCCTCAGTTAGGCGATTAATGCCGCGATCGTCAGGGGTTAATAAAACTTTACTTCACGTCAGTTTTGAATAACCGGAAACGTTTAGACTCTCTTTTGCTGTAATCTCGGTTCTTGGGTCAAATTAGCCGCAAAATGCCCTTAACCAAAACTGACATTATTTAATCAGGGAAACTTTAGTTAACAAGGGGGATAATTCCCCTTGTTAATCGTCTTACGTAATCTTCTCAATAGATAGCAAGCTAGAGTTGAAGTAATATAGTCAATCTAAATAACAGTGAGACATTTTTGTAGGGGCAAATTTTTTTCACCCCTACATATACTTGTTGAAACTAATTTCAAGATATACTAGAAAAACCACTATAGTATTCTTACTTGGGTGTTTCGCATTACCTCTGAACCAAGACAGATGTGGATAGAAGACAGGTATACCTATCAACTCTCCAAAGTTCTATCGGGTGCATCAGTTCAGCAAAAGCCAATGAGGACTTAAGATCATGGATGAACAGCATCCCGAATTAGCCTGTTTAGTTGTACAAAAAGATGCAGACGAAGCAACTAAACGAGCCAACTTAGTGGAAGAACTCCTCGCTATTGGTACCGCTCTATCAGGGAGTCACGATTTACAACAGTTATTAGATCTGATTTTGTCCAAAAGTCGGGAAATCACTTCTAGTGATGCCGGAAGTGTCTATTTAGTCAACCACAAAGAAGATGCCCAAGAGTTGATTTTTAAGACCGCCCAAAATGATTCGATCTCGACCCGTCTGTTTCAGGAATTTGCTATTCCCTTAACTCCGAAAAGTTTAGCCGGTTATGTAGCTCTGACTGGGGATACCTTAAATATTGTCGATGCGTACCAACTCCCCTCGTCCGTTCCTTATCAACTCGATCGCAGCTTTGACCATGATTTTGCTTATCGGACTTGTTCTGTTTTGGTGCTGCCGATGCAAAATAATGAAGGGACAGTCATTGGAGTCTTACAGTTAATTAATCGCAAACACCAACCGGATCTGCACATTACGGCCACTAATGCTCTAGAGAATACTTTACCGTTTAGCCAGTTTCAAGAGCAAATTGTGCGATCGCTCGCTTCCCAAGCGGCTATTTCCATTGAACGAAATCACCTACAACAAAGTATTGAAACTCTATTTGAGGGTTTCGTGAAAGCCTCTGTACAAGTTATCGAAGCCCGCGATCCGACCACTTCTGGACATTCGGAACGGGTAGCAGAATTAACCGTTAGACTAGCCCAAGAAGTGAATGATATTCACTCCGGCCCCCTCCATTTAATTTGGTTTAATGACCGGCAACTTCAAGAAATTCGCTATGCCTCTTTGCTACATGATTTTGGTAAAGTCTTGGTTCCGGAAACCATTTTAGGGAAGCGAGAAAAGCTTTATCCCGAACAGTTAGAAGTGATTCGCCATCGATTTTCCTTGGCTCAACGGACGTTAGAAATGGAGTGCTATCAAAACAAGTTTAAGTATTTAGTCGAACATCCCAGTCATCACCATTCAGAAGATACGGAAGAGGATTGTCCCCATTGCGATCGTTTGGGGCAATTAGACCAGGAATTAAATCAGGCGATCGCCTACTTAAAAGAATCTTTAGCCCTAATTGAAGACCTCAAGCGTCCCTTAGCCATTGAAACAAAAGAACTCAAGACTCATTATCAGACGTTCAAGCAGCAATTAGAAAAGATTGCCCAATTCACCTATCGAGATGTGGATGGTCAACAAAAACCCTTACTCAAACCCGACGAAATCGCTCAGTTACTGGTGGTTCGAGGCAATTTAACGACTCAAGAACGGTTGGCGATCGAGGCCCATGTCACCCATTCCTACGAATTTCTCAAGCGCATTCCCTGGACAAAAGGTTTACAAGATATTCCGGCGATCGCCTACGGACACCATGAAAAACTTGATGGCAGCGGATATCCCCAAGGACTCCATCAACAAGATATCCCCATGCAAACCCAAATGATGAGCGTTGCCGATATCTATGACGCGCTCACTGCCGCAGATCGCCCCTATAAACGCCGCCTTCCCATTGATATCGTCATGAAAATTCTCCATGAAGAAGCCAACAACGGCAAAATTAACCCCGATCTTGTTCTCCTCTTTGAACAGCGCCAAGTCTTTACAGCTCTCGGCCACACCTGGCCAAAAGAGAGCGTATCAGCCGCCTAAGAACAATGAATAATTAACAATTAATAATGAACCATTACGTCTGATGGATTCATATTTTCATTCCCATTAGACGTAAACTCATATCAAATTCATTTATTCGTGCTACACACCAATCACCATGTATCCGTGTCCTCCTATCCCCCCCATCTCCCCATTCTCCCCCATCCCAAAATTTGTAATTCTTATCATTTCCCCCTCTTTTCCCCACAACTTCCACAACATTTCCACAAGTTTCCCTGGTCTTTTCCACAACTTCTCCAGAATTTTACACAACCTTAATCTGACAGAACTCCT containing:
- a CDS encoding DUF4079 domain-containing protein, with the translated sequence MDTKDILAIIHPTLAVALVYPLIGIVVHFAWQTRQRRLQIAAGDKSKIPTIVGPDHVRIGQWLTGSVVGISLVALAYVLFIDKPRSSTAEAILVALLFAATITSLVYLFRVSKRGSKLWRGVFATGAGMGLVVLGCQDGVFRRGYEWYISHYYYGITAALLMIFSLAIVQDIYRDRSHKWRMAHIILNCVAVLLFFGQGFTGSRDLLELPLDWQKPYVYQCKWSAKTCPQLGD
- a CDS encoding GAF and HD-GYP domain-containing protein; the encoded protein is MDEQHPELACLVVQKDADEATKRANLVEELLAIGTALSGSHDLQQLLDLILSKSREITSSDAGSVYLVNHKEDAQELIFKTAQNDSISTRLFQEFAIPLTPKSLAGYVALTGDTLNIVDAYQLPSSVPYQLDRSFDHDFAYRTCSVLVLPMQNNEGTVIGVLQLINRKHQPDLHITATNALENTLPFSQFQEQIVRSLASQAAISIERNHLQQSIETLFEGFVKASVQVIEARDPTTSGHSERVAELTVRLAQEVNDIHSGPLHLIWFNDRQLQEIRYASLLHDFGKVLVPETILGKREKLYPEQLEVIRHRFSLAQRTLEMECYQNKFKYLVEHPSHHHSEDTEEDCPHCDRLGQLDQELNQAIAYLKESLALIEDLKRPLAIETKELKTHYQTFKQQLEKIAQFTYRDVDGQQKPLLKPDEIAQLLVVRGNLTTQERLAIEAHVTHSYEFLKRIPWTKGLQDIPAIAYGHHEKLDGSGYPQGLHQQDIPMQTQMMSVADIYDALTAADRPYKRRLPIDIVMKILHEEANNGKINPDLVLLFEQRQVFTALGHTWPKESVSAA
- a CDS encoding ABC transporter permease subunit, which encodes MAALGLAIIFGLMGVINMAHGELMMLGAYTTFVVQNGFKAMGDQFFEVYIFFALPAAFVVAAIMGIILERGVIRFLYGRPLETLLATWGVSLILQQFVRSVSWQMVIGLGVFCLLFFGGWWVVSRRPNFEQMRKWALSILLPLSAGIALTTGIILGNIFKLAVTQPWFGAQNVDVTAPSWLRGGIPILNFQLPYARLFIIALTAICVVGIYVFLQRSPWGLRIRAVTQNRTMSACLGIPTHQVDALTFALGSGLAGVAGCAISLLGSVGPNTGQNYIVDAFMVVVVGGVGKLVGSLVAALSIGTLNYLIGSGTLALIATPIQPIADFFTFFATTSMAKVMVFAFIIAFLQVRPAGIFPQKGRTVDA